Proteins encoded by one window of Gambusia affinis linkage group LG17, SWU_Gaff_1.0, whole genome shotgun sequence:
- the cetn3 gene encoding centrin-3 has product MSLSVRSELAGDKPKRKKRRELTEDQKHEIKEAFDLFDTDKDKEIDYHELKVAMRALGFEVKKVDVLKILKEYDREGNGKITFEDFSEVVTDRILEQDPKEEIMKAFRLFDDDESGKISLRNLRRVARELGENISDEELRSMIDEFDTDGDGEINQEEFLAIMTGDS; this is encoded by the exons aTGAGTCTGTCTGTAAG AAGTGAGCTCGCAGGAGACAAACCCAAACGCAAGAAGAGGAGAGAGCTCACTGAAGATCAGAAGCATGAAATTAAAGAagcatttgatttatttgataCAGACAAAGATAAAGAGATAGATTACCATGAGCTGAAG GTGGCAATGCGAGCGCTTGGGTTTGAAGTGAAGAAAGTGGACGTTCTGAAGATCCTCAAGGAGTACGACCGGGAGGGCAACGGCAAGATCACGTTTGAGGACTTCAGCGAAGTGG TGACCGACCGCATCCTGGAGCAGGACCCCAAGGAGGAGATCATGAAGGCGTTCAGGCTCTTTGACGACGACGAGTCGGGGAAGATCAGCCTGAGGAACCTGAGACGAGTCGCTCGGGAACTCGGTGAAAACATCAGCGACGAGGAGCTGCGCAGCATGATCGACGAGTTCGACACCGACGGAGACGGAGAGA TCAACCAGGAGGAGTTCCTCGCCATTATGACCGGAGACTCCTGA